The Paenarthrobacter aurescens region GGCGAATTGGTTGAGGAAGGCGAATCGTTGGACCTTCTGGCCAACCCTGCGCACCCTTACGCGCAACTGCTGGTTTCGGCCGTCCCGGACCCGGCCCGGGCAGGTTCGTATGATCCGGTCCGCAGGGCAGAACTGCGGAAAGCCGTGATGGCCTCACAACACTGTGCGTTCCACGGCGATCCGAACCAAGTGTGTTCGTCAGAGAAACCTGTGCGTCACCAGGTGGGTGACCCCGACAACCATCACTGGGTACGCTGCCACCTCTACCGGCCCTGGGCTGCTGCCGGCGGCCATGCCTTGGCCAGCGAGCCACTCCCACCCAGCCACCCGGCGTCGAACGCTCAAGAAGAGGCTTCCGCATGACTGAAACCACCCACCCTCTCGCCACCATTCCACGGGAAGAACTGCTCTCCCGCGCAGAAGCAGACCCCCTCCGCCCGCGATTCCACTTCGTCTCGCCGGCCGGTTGGCTCAACGATCCCAATGGGGTCAGCCAGTGGAAAGGCACCTACCACCTGTTCTACCAATACAACCCTGAAGGCGCCTTCCACCACCGCATCCAGTGGGGTCATGCCACCAGCAAGGACCTGGTCACGTGGATTGACCAGCCAGTGGCGTTGGAACCTTCCGCCGGACCGGATGCCGAGGGCTGCTGGTCCGGGGTGTTGGTGAACGACGGCGGCACGCCCACCTTGGTGTACTCGGGACGGTTTGAGGATCAGGAGCTGCCCTGCGTGGCCGTAGGGTCCCCGGATTTGCTGGAATGGACCAAGGATCCCCGGAATCCAGTGATCAAGGCTCCGCCGGCCGGGGTGGACATCACCGCCTACCGCGATCACTGCGTGTGGAGGGAGGGCAGTACATGGCGGCAGCTGGTTGGTTCAGGGATTCGGCACCGGGGCGGGACAGCGTTTCTCTACGAGTCCAACGATTTACGGTCCTGGGACTACGTGGGACCGTTGGTCATCGGCGATGCTTCCCAAGGCGATCCTTCGGACACGGACTGGACCGGCACCATGTGGGAATGCGTTGACCTGTTCCGGGCAGGAGAAGGATCACTGGGTTCGGCAGCGGCTGCGGACTCGCCGGATGTGCTGGTCTTCTCCGCGTGGGACGACGGCGAAACCCGCCACCCGCTGTACTGGACCGGCCGCTACTCCGGGGATACGTTCGAACCCGAGGCACTGCACCGGCTGGACTACGGGGGCCGCTTCTTCTACGCGCCGCAATCCTTCCAGGACGACTCCGGCCGCCGGATCATGTTCGGCTGGATGCAAGAGGGACGCAGCGAGGCAGCCGCGGTGGAATCAGGCTGGTCCGGAGTCATGAGCCTGCCGCGCCTCACCACCGTGGCCAAGGACGGAACTTTGGAGTTTGCACCGGTTCCGGAAATCGGGAAGCTGCGCAGGAACCACATTAGCGTGCCCGCTCAAGTGCTGGTGGGCGCCGGAACGCCCGCCACCACAGCTGTGTCCGGCAACCAGCTGGACCTTGAGCTGGACGTGCAACTGGCTCCCGGGGCAGAGATTCGTTTGGGCGTGCTGGCGTCGGCCGATGGCGCTGAGCAAACGGTGATCGTGCTGAGCCGGGATGCTGACGGAACCCCTACCGGTAGCCTTCGACTTGATCGCACCCGCAGCAGCCTCGACTCTGCCGTTGATGTGGAGGACAAGTCCGGCCCCCTTCCCATGACGGACGGTCGTGTTCGCCTGCGCGTGTTGGTGGACCGGTCCGCCGTCGAAATTTTCGCCAATGGCAAGCCGCTTACCGCCCGTATCTACCCGACGCTGGGCGGCGAAGGCGTGAGCCTGGCAGCCACCGAAGGTTCGGTGCGGCTGCTCTCCTTCGATGCCTGGACCATGGCTGGGGTCTTTGAAGAGACCCGTAGCCTCCTGCCTGAACGGAAATGAAACCCATGAAGAATTCCCCATCAGTCTCACGCCGCGGACTTCTCACCGGCGCCAGTGCCTTAGCCCTGGGCGGATCCTTGGCGCTGTCAACCCCCGCTGTGCCCGCCATGGCGGCGGGCGTACCAGCTTCGAAAGGAACATCCCGGATGCGCCCGGCCTATCACTTCAGCGTGGCAGACAACTGGAAAAACGATCCCCAGCGGCCTATCTACCTGGACGGGGAGTACCACTATTACTACTTGTACAACGCCGACTACATCAACGGCGGTGGTGGCACGTCCTGGCGCCGGGCCACCACTACCGATCACGTCGCGTTCCGGGACCGCGGTGTGGCGATACCGAAGTTCAGCAACGGCAACGGCGACTGCTGGTCAGGTTGCATGGTGGTTGATGAGGGCAATACTGCGGGATATGGGGCAGGTGCGGTCATTGCCCTCGTGACCCAAGCGCCGGAAGGCCGTCAAGCCCAGTACCTCTGGTACTCCACGGACAGGGGCCGCTCTTTTAAGCCTGGAGGCCAGGCACCGGTGCTGCCCAATCCGGGGGTCCATGATTTCCGCGATCCCAAGGTGATCTGGGACGCAGACCGTGGCCGGTGGTTCATGGCCAATGCAGAGGGGCAAAAACTGGGTTTCTACACCTCCCCGGACTTGCGGTCCTGGGCGCGGGTTGGCGAGTTTCTTCGCAGCGACCTGGGGCTGCTGGAGTGCCCGGACCTCTTCAGGATGACTGCAGACGACGGCACTTCCCACTGGGTCCTCGGGACCAGCGCCAACGGCAAAGGGCGCGGATTGCCTGCCACGTATGCGTATTGGACTGGAGCCTTTGACGGCAGCACGTTTACCCCCGACCACCCCGAGCCGGAATGGCTCGATTGCGGCTTCGACTTTTATGGCGCAGTGACCTATCCGCACCACCATGACTCGGGTGCGGAAGACCCAACTCTTCGACGCGCGATCGGGTGGGCCAATTTCTGGGATTACCCCCACAACACTCCAACTCTTGCCACTGACGGCTACAACGGCGATGACATGATCGTCCGCGATGTCCGGCTCAAGCGTGGAAAGGGCTCCTATTACCTCGCCTCAGCCCCCACCGCGGCATTGGGGGACCACGTGAAGCGGACACACCGGCTCGGTGATGTGGCGGTTGTTGGCACTCATGACCTGACGATCCGCTCGAACGCCTACGATCTGAGCTGCGAGCTGGTGTGGAACCCGGACGCGCCGCCGGCCAATCTGGGGCTGGAGGTATGCCGCGCGCCGGGTGGCGGCAGGCATGTGGCGGCGGGCGCTTTCCTGCGTGGCCCGTTTACCTACGTCAACCGCCGCCCAACCATCAACCCCACTGGCGGCGAAACCCAAACCCCGGTGGACCCCTCCACTGGCCGACTCACACTACGCATCCTTGTGGATCGCACCAGCGTGGAGGTGTTCGTGGGCGATGGGCGTGTGGTGCACTCGCACAGGGTTTTCCCCCTTGAAGGCGACGACGGCATCCGCCTCTACGCCCATGAAGGATCGGCCACGTTCAAGGACCTGACCATCCGCGAGCTCAAGGTCACCCCCTAGCCACCCCGAAGACGGAGATACAACTGATGGATTACCTCAAAACAACGTCAGACCAAGCGCATCACGGTTTTGATGTGATGGTGGTGGGTGAAGCGCTCATGGACGTCGTGACCACCGGGACGCTCAGGGCTGAACACCCGGGCGGTTCGCCAGCCAACGTGGCCTACGGGCTTGCCCGCCTTGGGGTCAATACGTGCCTCCTGACAGCCATCGCCCCGGACGCGTGGGGGAGGCGCATGGAAGAGCATCTCGTTGGTGCCGGAGTAGTGATTCTGCCGGGATCACATTCACTCGCCAGGACGGCATCGGCCACAGCAACTGTTGCTGCCGATGGTTCCGCCCACTATGACTTCGACATCTCCTGGGAGCTGGCGCCTCAGACCCCAGCGCACTTCCCGAAAATATTGCACACAGGGTCCATAGCCACTTTCCTCGAACCGGGCGCCGGTGTGGTGAAATCCCTGCTGGAACAAGCCCATCGGCAATGCGTGATCACATATGATCCCAACATTCGCCCTGCGCTCCTTGGCAGCCACAGTCAAGCGCTGGCCACCTTCGAGGAACTGGTGGGCTTGACCGACGTCGTCAAACTCAGCGAGGAGGATGCGCAGTGGCTTTACCCGGGGAGGAGCACCGCCGGGACAGCAGCTCATATTCTGAGGCTCGGTACCCGCCTGAGCGTCATCACCAAAGGTGCGGAAGGTTCCTACCTCAGCACACCCGGCTTTGAGGTCATCATTCCTGCCTCGAGGGCCAAGGTTTCAGACACCATCGGCGCCGGAGACTCCTACATGTCCGGGCTGATACATGGATTGCTCAACCGCCACGCAGAAGGGTTCGCCCCTGAAATCCTGGCTCAAACAGGGCGTGCTGCAGCCGCAGCTGCAGCCATCACGGTGCAGCGCCCCGGAGCAAACCCGCCAAGTCTGGATGAACTGAATGCGATGCTCGCATCGGCGTAAACAGAGGCCACTGGAGGGCGGCTAGCTGACGCGCCGGCCGCCCTCCAGTCTCACAACAACATCAGCGGCGTCAATTGCCTCGTCGTCGTGGCTGACGCAGGCCACTGCAGCACCGCGCGCTGCTTCTGCTGCGAGCATGGCCCGTGTGCGCTGACGGCTTTCGGCGTCCAGGCCCGCCGCTGGTTCATCGAGCAGGAAAATCCGGGCACGGCGGGCTATTCCCTGAGCAAGCAGTGCACGCTGCCGTTGGCCGCCGGAGAGCGCATTGAACGGTGAAGAGGCCAGTTCTGTGAGCTGAACCCGGGCCAGGGCCTCAGAAACGCCCGCTTTGCGCTCCGTTGCCGATCTTTTGCCCGCCCGGGCGCCACCCCACGTGCCCATGGTTACAACGTCGCGGACGGTAAGGGGCAGAGAGTCCGGAGAACTGAGGCGTTGGACAACCAGAGCTACATCGTCGTTGCGCTCCACCACCCCACGGTCAGCTTTGCGCACCCCGGCAAGAATCTCGATAAGTGTGGATTTGCCTGCTCCGTTAGGACCGGCAATTGCGGTGACTTTTCCCCATTCGAGATCCAGGTCCAGCCCCATAAGGGCAGGGCGGTCCCCGAAGCTGAAGTGAAGGTTGCGGGCGCGCAGGGCTGAATGAGAAGAGTTCACACTCGACTCTAACCCTTTTTGATAATGAATCTCAATATGCTTTACAGTGGCTGAGTGCATTGGCTAACTGAACCGTTTACCGCAGACTTCGTCCTCCGGGCCCTCATTGGGGGAGCTTTCGTCGCGATCATCTGCGGTGTTGTAGGAACCTGGGTTGTCATTCGGGGCATGGCCTTTCTTGGCGAAGCCATAGGCCACGGAATGCTGCCCGGAGTAGCGCTGGCCACAGTCGCCGGAGCTCCTGCGATAGCCGGCGGAGCGGCGAGCGCCGTCGTCATGAGCGCCGCAATCAGCCTGCTTCAACGGCGCGGCCGGTTGTCATATGACACCAGCATCGGCCTTCTTTTTGTCTCAATGTTGTCGCTCGGGGTCATCATCGTCTCCCACTCGCGCTCTTTCGCAACTGACGCAACAGCCATGCTGTTCGGTGACATCCTCGCCATGGACGAAAGTGACCTGCTGGGCCTGTCGCTGGCGGCTATTGCCACTGTGACCATTACCGCCGTTCTGCACAGAAGCTTTGTTGCCGCGGCCTTCGATACGCGTATTGCCCATACCTTGGGACTGCGTCCACACATTGCCCAGTTGGCGATGGTTGGGTTGGTAACCCTTGCAGTGGTCTCCTCCTATCAGGCGGTGGGCTCGCTCCTGGTGGTGGGGCTCCTGCTTGCCCCGGCAGTCGCTGCCGGACCATGGACCCGCAATATCCCGGCCCGCATGATGGCCGCCGCAGCCGTGGGCATTATGGCCGTTGCCCTGGGCTTGCTGTTCTCCTGGTATGCCGGGACGGCCGCCGGTGCGTCCATCGCCATGGCCGCCATTACCCTTGCGGCGTTATCCGGAGCTTTAGCGCGCCTGATGATGCGTCGCAGCAGGCTGGCCACCACTGTTTCCGGTCGGGAGCCCGCGCCCGTCCTTGTATCCCTCACTGGAAAGTCATCATGAATCACCGCACAGAACCGGCCAGAAGCCGGACAGCCCCGGCGGCCCTGACCGCATTGGTCCTTCTCTTCCTTTCGGGGTGCGGCAGTCCGTCCGTCCCGCATGCTTCAGATTCCGGGGCGCCACAACCTGGGCCGAGCGAACCGGCGTCCACCGGCGACGGTCACGGGGCGATCACCGGAGGGGCTGAGGTGGCCGAACCGCAGCTGCACCTGGTGGGAATTGATGCTGAAGGGCAAACCTCCATGGTGGATCTTCTCAACGGGACACAGTCCCGGTTGGGCAAAGTAGAACCGCCGGTTCACGTCAGCACGGACGGGCGTTATGTCTTTGCAGCGGACAGCACCGGAGTGGAGATCCTGGACAGTGGTGCATGGACGTGGGATCACGTGGACCATTTCCACTATTACCGGGCCGATCCCCGGAACGTTGGCAGGGTTGACGGTGGCGGCGCCGCCGCCATTGCCACGGGCATGTTGTCCACGGCGGGAAGAACAGGGATGTTCTTCCCCGCGTCCGGGGAGGCTGTACTTCTTGATAATGCGGCGCTCTCCGGCGGGACCATTTCCGAAACCCTTCGGATCCGGACCAAGCCACACGCCGGCCTCATTGCCCCGCTGGGCGAGGGGGCGGTGGTCACCGAACCCAATGACACGTCAACCGCCGCCGGCTTGCGCGCCGTTGATGCCAAGGGTAACGAGCTGGCCACCACCGAATGCCCATCGGCCGCAGGAACCATCACCACCAGGGTGGGGTTGGTCATCGGTTGCTCGGACGGAGCGGTGATTGCAACCATGGACGGGACAACGCCGGTCTTCGAACGGGTTCCCTACCCAACGGGAGCCGCCGCCCCGGCCACTTCGTTCAACGGACGCAAAGGCAGGCCTGTTGTTGCCGGCCTGGGTCCCGATTCCGGTGTCTGGCTTCTGAACACCCGCCAGCGCACCTGGGAATGGTTGCCCACCACCACACCTGTCATAACTGCGGCCACCGCCGACGACGTCAATCACCACGTGGTGGTCATCGGCACCGACGGCACGGTGCAGGTTTATGACGGATCAACCAAAAAACTGATCTCCAGTACAGCACCGCTGGTTACCGCATCACTGGCCGACCCGGCCTACGCCGGTAAAATCCAGCTCACCGTGGACTCCCAGCGTGCCTACATCAACGCGCCGGCCGAAGGTGTGGTCTACGAGATTGACTACGCTGATGATGCCCGGGTTGCACGAACCCTTGAACTGCCCACCAAGCCGGTTCATGTTGCGGAGACGGGCCGATGAGGCGCACGGGCATACTCGCCGTCCTCTTGGCGCTGGGGCTGGGAATGTCCGGGTGCTCCCAGCCTGGGACGCCGGAGAAACCGCAGGTAGTGGTCACCACCAACATCCTGGGAGACGTCACCAAGGAAGTCCTCGGCGACCAAGTTGACGTTACTACCCTGATGCAGCCCAATGCTGACCCGCACTCCTTCGAGATATCCGCACAGCAAGCTGCCCTCATGGGAAGTGCAGACCTGGTGGTTTCCAACGGACTCGGCCTGGAGGAAGGGCTGCAGCAACACCTGGACCGGGCCGGGAAAGCCGGGGCGCCAGTGCTTGCGGCAGGCGAGGTGATCGCCGTCGTGCCTTACAGCTCCGGGGACGCCGAAGGGGCGCCCGATCCGCATTTCTGGACAGATCCCGCCGCGATGATTGACGTCGTTGACGCAGTGGAAGCCGCCGGGCGCGATATTGAAGGCATAGACCCCAAACGGCTTGCTTCCAGTGCCGCAGCCTACCGGGACAAACTCCATCAACTGGACTCCGAAATGACCGGAGCCTTTGCCGGCATCCCCAAAGAACGCCGCGCTTTGGTCACAAACCACCACGTTTTTGGCTACCTCGCCAAACGCTTCGATTTCCAGGTGGTTGGTGCGATCATCCCCGGCGGAACCACGTTGGCGGCACCCAGTGCAGCTGACCTGCGCCAACTCAGCGAGTCCATCCGTGGCGCCGGAGTCCGCACCATCTTTGCGGACTCGTCCCAACCGGACCGGCTGGTGCAAGTGCTGGCCAGTGAAGCCGGCGTCAACGTTGAGGTAGCACAGCTCTTCACGGAATCGTTGACAGGACCCGACGGCGGCGCACCCACCTATCTGGACATGATGCGGGCAAACACTGAGCGGATTGTCACCGGGCTCGCACCCTAAAAACCTTCAACCGCACTCCAAACAACACAACAGAATGAGGAACCCTTACATGCTCCGCCAAAGAAGCACCCGCCTGGGTGGCATTGCAGTGATTGCCGGAATGACCCTCCTGGCTTCCGCCTGCGCCAACAGCACCCCCGGCAACGCCCCCGCCGCCGGCACATCTGAAAGCCCCGGCACATCCGCCGCGGACTCCGCCCAGGCCCACGGGCGTGTCGCAATCTCTTACCCGGGAGGCATCAGTGTCCTGGACAGTAAGACATTGCAGGTGGTCAGCAAATTCGACTCGGAGGACTTCACCAGGCTGAACGCCGCAGGGGATGGCCGCCACGTCTTCGTCACCACCAAGGCAGGCTTCCAGTTGCTGGACACCGTTGAACCGAAGCTCACAGATCTTAGGGTGGATGCAACGGCGGCAGGCCACGTAGTAAGGCACGCCGGAAACACGGTCCTGTTCGATGACGGTACGGGAACCACCACCATCCTCAAGACCGGGGACCTCGCCAAGGCAGGGGATACTTTGCCCGAAGCACAAACGTACAAGGCCGATTCAGCCCACCACGGCGTGTCCATTGTGCTCGAAGACGGCAAGCTCCTGACCACCCTCGGGGACAAGACCTCACGCAGCGGAGCACAGGCGCTCGAATCCCACGGCGACCACTGGGACACAGTGGCAGAGAGCAAAGAATGCCCCGGCATCCACGGCGAGGGAACTGCCATGGACGAGGCCGTGATCTTCGGTTGCGAGGACGGTGCCCTCCTCTACCACCACGGCAAGTTCGAGAAATTCACGGCACCTGACAAGTACGGCCGGATGGGCAACGCTTTCGTCTCCGGCACCAGCCCCATTGTTGTGGGCGACTACAAGACTGATCCGGACGCTGAAGGCTACCTCCTGAACTCGGTGGCGTTGATCGACACCGAAAAACACACCTTCAACGTGGTCAAGCTTCCCGAAACCGTTCAGTACACCTTCCGGGATGTGGTCCGGGGCCCCGGCGACCTGGCCTACATCCTCTCCACGGACGGCTCAATCCATGTGCTGGATCCCAAAGACGGCAAAATCATCAACGAATTCCCCGTCATCAAGGCCTGGGAAGGCCCAGCCGACTGGCAGGACGCCCACCCGGCGATCGTAGCCAACGGAAACATCGCCTATGTCACCGAACCGTCAACAAGCACCGTGCATTCGGTGGATCTGACCACCGGCAAGGTCACTGCCTCATCACAGCTGGACGTCGTGCCCAATGAAATCGCCATCACCCTCGGAACGCACTGACGCTTACTTGTGAAAACCAAGGGCAGGACCACTGATAAGTGGTCCTGCCCTTGGTGCGTTGGGTCACGTTCCAGCGCCCGTAGCTCGGGCTGCCTGTTGCGATGGTGTGCTGGAACGGACCCCAACGCGTACCGAACCTGATCTTCGGCGTTTGAATTGGCTCCGGGCTACATAATGCCTGTGGGTACAAGCAAGGCCCAGGCCAAGGCCGGTGCCACCAGAACAACTCCGCCGGCGTACATCATCAGTTCCTTGTAGACGCGCTGCCGGTCGTCCTCGCGGGCATTGGCTACCACCAGGGCGCCGTCGGTGGAGAAGGGGGATACGTCCACAACAGTCGCGGCGATCGCCAGTGCTGCCACGGTTCCCGAGGCACTCAGCGAGCTGGTTGCCAGCAAAGGACCGGCCAGGGGAATGAACGCGGTCAGAAGCGCGGTGGATGAGGCGAAGGCCGAACCGACGCCAATGACATAACAGAGCACCAAAGCAATAAGGAGCGGCGCTCCGAGTGCAAGGGCTTGTTCGGCGAGGGTATCGATCACACCCACGTGTTGCAGGAGGGAAACGTAGGTGATCATTCCGGCGACGAGCAGCACAGTGGACCAGGAAACGCCGCCGATGAAGGTCTGGTGCTCCTTGATGTTGACCAGCGCCAGAAGGAGTCCGGCTGAGAGGGCAACAAAGCCGATTGGCATGTGGAAGCCCAGGGCGCAGACGAGCATGGCCACGATGAGTCCCAACGTGAGGATCTGCTGGCCGCGTGGCCGGGTGGCGCGTGCCTCGAGGTCGGCGTGCTGCCCGGCGGCGCCGTCGCGAAGTTTGCCCAACAGTGCAAACAGCACCACGGTGAGGATTGAGAGGATGAGGTTCAGGGCGAAGCTCGCTCCGAAGAGTGCGCCTTGGGAGATCGGAAAACCGTTCTTGACGGCGATGTCGTGCACCAGAACGCCGGCTACGGAAAGCGGGGAGAAGCCTCCGGCATGGGCACCGTTGATAATGAATGCGCCCATGAGAACGGGGTGGATGCGTGACTCGTAGGCCAACCCGATTGCGGCCGGTGCCAGCAGCGCCACAGCGGCGGGGGAGAAGGTGCCCAGGGCGGTAAGTGATGCGGCCAGAAGGAAAAACACCCACGGCAGGAGCAGCGTTTTACCGCGAACAAGCCGAACGCAGTTTTGGACGATGATCTCAATGGTCCCGTTCCTCTGGGCCATGCTGAAGAAATACGTAACGCCGATGATGGTGATCACGATGTTGGCGGGGAAGTCGGCCAGGATTTCCTTGTCGGTCATACCGAGCATGAAGTAGCCCACGCCGAAGGAAGCTACGAGACCCATAACACCGATGTTCAACGGCCATTTGGTGGCCACGACGAACATCACCACCAGGATTACCAGGGGAATGATCTGGGTGGCTGTCATGGTCGGCTCCGATTCAGGGGTGGCCGCCGGGTTGAAGATGGCACCCCCGAACAGGATGGCAGCCAGACCCAGGATGACAGAAGCGGCAACCGTTATCAGCAGGATACGGCGGCGGTTGGCGGGACGCTGGGAACGTTCTTCCCGGATGTCGCTCTCAGCCTCGGGAGCTGGTGTGGAAATTGTCTTGGCCATGGTGGTTTCTCCTCATTGAGTGGCTGTTGCTAGCGAGGCTTCGACGACGTTGCCGAGAGTCTCCGGGAGGTAAATGATGCTGGTGGCAATGGTGCGGGCTGTCCGGTCAACGCCCACCAGCAGTGACCCGTCTTGTTCCTCGCTCCAGGTTTCCAGGACGCCGGCAGGCGTCCTGAGCTTGAGAACTGATTCCTCTGTAGTGCCGGTGATGGCGTTCAGCACTGTGCCCGGTGTGCGGGCCGCGAGCGTCAGGGCGATGCTTCCGGTGATGGCCAGGGCAGGGTGAGGTTTGCCCATGGAGAGCATCATGACGTTGACGTCACCAACGTCCTCGGGCCCTTCAGGAGAGCCGACGATGGCAAGTTTGGGAACAGCCCGCGCTGCCTCGGCAGGAGTGGCCGCCATGCCCATCAGTACCGCTGCCTGGCGGCGAATTTGCTCCAAGGTGTCCAGTTGCAGTTCGACGCCGGCCTTCCAGGCCTCGTAACGGGCCGTGTCCAGTCCAAGTTCCTCGGCACGGACCATAACCACAGGTGCCCCGGCGTCCACCATGGATACCGTCCAGCGGGTTCCGCCGGCATGGATTGTGTCAATCTCAGAGCCGGTGGGAAGCATCTTTCCGGTGGTTTTGCCCGCGGGATTTTCAAAGCCGAGGCCCACCCGGTAACCGGGAAAAACGACGCCGGGCATTTGCGCGTCCGGGACAATCGGCAGTGCGCCGGCAGGAGTTGAAACCCGCTGAATAATGACCTGGCCTGTGTTGGTATTTCGGGTGACGATCCTCGTGGAGTCTCCGTCGGGCACCACCCACCCCTTTTCGATGGCGTAGAGACCAACTACCGCCGAGCAGTTCCCGCAGTTGCTGCCCCAGTCAACAGAAGCTTCTTCGATGCCCACTTGGGCGAAAGTGAAGTCAACATCCACTTCCTGGTCCGCCGGCCGGCTGAGAATCATTGCCTTGCTGGTGGTGGACGTAGCCCCGCCTACTCCATCGATCTGCCGTGAATCCGGACTTCCGAAGAGTCGGGGCAGGAGGTCATCAAGGCTGGCGTTCGCCTGGTCCAGGTGTTCTGTTTCAAAAACCCAGCACTTGCTGGTGCCTCCACGCATCCATTCGGCTTCGATCTTCATGGTGTTCCCTGCCTGCCTCTCGTGGCGTCCTGCACATTTATTGCCTGTTACGAGGATGATCGGGATCACAAATGAAGACAATCTTGGATAAATAAGGGGGGCTGTAGGAATACTTCATTCATTGTGCCAACGGTGAGAGGAGGGTCCCTAAATCGAGAGCTGCGCTGTTTGGGTCAACCAGTGGGGCGCCTGTTTATGCATGAGTGCATAGAATGAACTAAAGAAGCAGAAGGGTAAAGTAATGCTTAACGATGAGAACGTGGATTTATTCGATATCCGCAGGCTTGCCCTCTTGGTGGAGGTAGTTGAGCAGGGATCCATTACGGCGGCGGCAGAGATCATGATGTATTCGCCTTCGGCCGTCTCGCAGCAACTGCGTAAGTTGGAGCAGGAAGTTGGCCAGCCGCTGCTTAACCGGAGGTCCCGGGGAGTGGTCCCCACGGAGGCGGGCCAGGTGCTGGCCGGCCACGCCCGCAAGATCGTCGGACAGATGCGCGCAGCCAGATCAGATCTCGGCCAGATCGCCGGATTGAACCGTGGCTCACTGACCGTAGGTACTTTCCCCACCCTTGCCGGTTCATTCCTGCCTCTGGTGATCCGCTCTTTCAAGAAGCGGTACCCGGCCATTGGCCTCTCCGTGCGCAGCGCCCGCTTCGACGAACTCGTTGCGGACCTGGAATCCGGAGTCACCGGCCTTTGTTTGCTGTGGGACTACCCTTGGAGCCGGTTCAATGACGAAGCCATCCGAATCACCGAAGTGTTCCAGGAGAGCACAGTAATTTTGGTGGCCAGGGGCCATCCCCTGGCCGAGCGCGATGAGGTGACTGTGAAAGAGCTCCGAAAGGAATCCTGGATAGTCCGCGCTGAGGCCCACCCGGTGGTGGAGGTACTTCAGCGTTCAGCCCACGACGCCGGCTTTGAGCCGAACATCGGTTTTCTGGCCAACGACTACCAGGAAGCCCAGGCCATGGTGAGCGTCGGCATGGGCGTGGCGATGGTCCCCAAGACCGCAGTTGCCCTGCAGCATCCGGATGTGAGGGTTCTGAGCCTGGGCACTGACGCGCCACTGCGCCGCGTTCTTCTTGCCCAGCGCCAGGACAAGGTGTATGCGCCCGCAGAGGTGGCCTTCCATTCAACCCTCCTGGAAATTGCCCGCGAACGCGGAAGCGACTACCTCTAAGACAAGGCGGCTCAGCTAGTCCGGCTGTCCCGCCGGGCGCGCTGCCTGGGCTGATGAATGCGGAAGGAAACGGCGGATGAACGTGGCCGTCATTGCCCCAAGGGCGGACAGGAAGATCCAGGGGGCAAAGGCCGTTGCCGAAGGTGCGTAGGCGAGTTCGTAAAGGGGCGCCAGCGCCGTGTTCCCCAGGACCACGGCGAGCCCTCCGGCGCTGGCCAGCAAACCGTAGTAAGCGCCGGTGGGTCGACCGGATGCGAACTCAAGGACCAGGCCCATGGTTACCGGTTGTACGCACATGTTGCCCAGAGCAGTACCTGTGACAAGCACAAGTGCTGGGAGGATCGGTAGCCAGCCCGCCGGGGGCAATGTGGCCAGGACTCCTAATGAAGCGAAGCCAAGGGCCTGGAGCGCGAAGCCCAAGGGGAGGGCGATCCTG contains the following coding sequences:
- a CDS encoding ABC transporter, producing MNHRTEPARSRTAPAALTALVLLFLSGCGSPSVPHASDSGAPQPGPSEPASTGDGHGAITGGAEVAEPQLHLVGIDAEGQTSMVDLLNGTQSRLGKVEPPVHVSTDGRYVFAADSTGVEILDSGAWTWDHVDHFHYYRADPRNVGRVDGGGAAAIATGMLSTAGRTGMFFPASGEAVLLDNAALSGGTISETLRIRTKPHAGLIAPLGEGAVVTEPNDTSTAAGLRAVDAKGNELATTECPSAAGTITTRVGLVIGCSDGAVIATMDGTTPVFERVPYPTGAAAPATSFNGRKGRPVVAGLGPDSGVWLLNTRQRTWEWLPTTTPVITAATADDVNHHVVVIGTDGTVQVYDGSTKKLISSTAPLVTASLADPAYAGKIQLTVDSQRAYINAPAEGVVYEIDYADDARVARTLELPTKPVHVAETGR
- the aztC gene encoding zinc ABC transporter substrate-binding protein AztC; translation: MRRTGILAVLLALGLGMSGCSQPGTPEKPQVVVTTNILGDVTKEVLGDQVDVTTLMQPNADPHSFEISAQQAALMGSADLVVSNGLGLEEGLQQHLDRAGKAGAPVLAAGEVIAVVPYSSGDAEGAPDPHFWTDPAAMIDVVDAVEAAGRDIEGIDPKRLASSAAAYRDKLHQLDSEMTGAFAGIPKERRALVTNHHVFGYLAKRFDFQVVGAIIPGGTTLAAPSAADLRQLSESIRGAGVRTIFADSSQPDRLVQVLASEAGVNVEVAQLFTESLTGPDGGAPTYLDMMRANTERIVTGLAP
- the aztD gene encoding zinc metallochaperone AztD, translating into MRNPYMLRQRSTRLGGIAVIAGMTLLASACANSTPGNAPAAGTSESPGTSAADSAQAHGRVAISYPGGISVLDSKTLQVVSKFDSEDFTRLNAAGDGRHVFVTTKAGFQLLDTVEPKLTDLRVDATAAGHVVRHAGNTVLFDDGTGTTTILKTGDLAKAGDTLPEAQTYKADSAHHGVSIVLEDGKLLTTLGDKTSRSGAQALESHGDHWDTVAESKECPGIHGEGTAMDEAVIFGCEDGALLYHHGKFEKFTAPDKYGRMGNAFVSGTSPIVVGDYKTDPDAEGYLLNSVALIDTEKHTFNVVKLPETVQYTFRDVVRGPGDLAYILSTDGSIHVLDPKDGKIINEFPVIKAWEGPADWQDAHPAIVANGNIAYVTEPSTSTVHSVDLTTGKVTASSQLDVVPNEIAITLGTH
- a CDS encoding SLC13 family permease, whose protein sequence is MAKTISTPAPEAESDIREERSQRPANRRRILLITVAASVILGLAAILFGGAIFNPAATPESEPTMTATQIIPLVILVVMFVVATKWPLNIGVMGLVASFGVGYFMLGMTDKEILADFPANIVITIIGVTYFFSMAQRNGTIEIIVQNCVRLVRGKTLLLPWVFFLLAASLTALGTFSPAAVALLAPAAIGLAYESRIHPVLMGAFIINGAHAGGFSPLSVAGVLVHDIAVKNGFPISQGALFGASFALNLILSILTVVLFALLGKLRDGAAGQHADLEARATRPRGQQILTLGLIVAMLVCALGFHMPIGFVALSAGLLLALVNIKEHQTFIGGVSWSTVLLVAGMITYVSLLQHVGVIDTLAEQALALGAPLLIALVLCYVIGVGSAFASSTALLTAFIPLAGPLLATSSLSASGTVAALAIAATVVDVSPFSTDGALVVANAREDDRQRVYKELMMYAGGVVLVAPALAWALLVPTGIM
- a CDS encoding PrpF domain-containing protein, encoding MKIEAEWMRGGTSKCWVFETEHLDQANASLDDLLPRLFGSPDSRQIDGVGGATSTTSKAMILSRPADQEVDVDFTFAQVGIEEASVDWGSNCGNCSAVVGLYAIEKGWVVPDGDSTRIVTRNTNTGQVIIQRVSTPAGALPIVPDAQMPGVVFPGYRVGLGFENPAGKTTGKMLPTGSEIDTIHAGGTRWTVSMVDAGAPVVMVRAEELGLDTARYEAWKAGVELQLDTLEQIRRQAAVLMGMAATPAEAARAVPKLAIVGSPEGPEDVGDVNVMMLSMGKPHPALAITGSIALTLAARTPGTVLNAITGTTEESVLKLRTPAGVLETWSEEQDGSLLVGVDRTARTIATSIIYLPETLGNVVEASLATATQ